A window of Costertonia aggregata contains these coding sequences:
- a CDS encoding ComEC/Rec2 family competence protein, with the protein MGLLRFIPIKLTLFLVLGILVGFYLDISLIPSLITVLVSFSVLVFFYFGTKNTKSIGFGVFACATITCLGVLCISYAQPKNRFAHYTKNDFRGSHVWSVKVKEVLKANTFSDRYIVAVRHLDSLQVDGKLMLNIKKDSSQNLLKIDDELIVYAEIKSIRPALNPHQFDYADYMKKLGVYHEIRIQNSNYVLGKQASTTILGIAAKARNHIISKLESADFGKDELGVIKALLLGQRNDISEATYTNYKNAGAVHILAVSGLHIGIVLFILQFFLKPLELLPKGKTIKLITVVILLWGFAFLAGLSASVVRAVTMFSFVAYALYLNRPSNTFNILALSMFAILLFINPLLLFQVGFQMSYAAVFAIIWIYPLLQKSWFPKNIFIRKVWQLLAVSVAAQLGVLPVSLFYFHQFPGLFFISNLLVVPFLGLILGTGILIIMLSLFDFLPPFVVFAYDFMIKTMNAIIAWVAQQETFIFKNISFDIVQLCISYLLIICLVLALSKASFKKWAIFLSVVIGFQFWTFYTSYQNNEKDTLVLLHQNKNSILIYRQGDSAQVFSRDTITEEHRILSDYSIGERIDKIRFSKIQNSYTFTDKKILTLDSAVIYPPQLKKTDYLILTQSPKINLERVLDSVQPKYIIADGSNYKSYIKRWEQTCTQRNVPFHYTGRDGAFYFKQN; encoded by the coding sequence ATGGGACTTCTGCGATTTATTCCCATAAAGCTTACTTTATTTTTGGTTTTAGGTATCTTGGTGGGTTTTTATCTTGATATCTCACTCATACCGTCGCTTATCACGGTCTTGGTCTCGTTTTCAGTACTGGTCTTTTTCTATTTTGGCACAAAGAATACGAAATCAATTGGTTTTGGGGTTTTTGCCTGTGCCACGATTACTTGTTTAGGTGTGCTATGTATATCATACGCACAACCTAAAAACAGGTTTGCCCATTATACAAAAAACGATTTTAGAGGCTCACACGTTTGGAGCGTAAAAGTCAAGGAAGTTTTAAAGGCCAATACCTTTTCAGATAGATATATCGTTGCCGTTCGGCATTTGGACTCGCTACAAGTTGATGGAAAATTAATGCTCAATATCAAGAAGGATTCTTCTCAAAATTTATTGAAGATAGATGATGAGTTGATTGTATATGCAGAAATCAAGAGCATAAGACCTGCTTTAAATCCACATCAATTTGATTATGCCGATTACATGAAAAAATTAGGGGTATACCACGAAATACGTATACAAAATTCTAATTATGTACTTGGAAAACAAGCATCGACTACGATATTGGGAATTGCTGCTAAGGCCAGAAACCATATTATTTCAAAACTTGAATCGGCCGACTTTGGTAAAGACGAACTTGGGGTTATCAAAGCATTACTTTTGGGGCAACGAAACGATATTTCAGAAGCTACCTATACCAATTACAAGAATGCAGGAGCGGTACATATTTTGGCAGTTTCTGGATTACATATCGGGATAGTGTTGTTTATTCTCCAATTTTTCCTGAAACCGCTAGAGCTTTTGCCCAAGGGAAAAACCATTAAACTCATTACAGTGGTCATTTTACTTTGGGGGTTCGCCTTTCTTGCAGGACTTTCGGCTTCAGTAGTTCGTGCCGTTACCATGTTTTCATTTGTGGCTTACGCCCTATACTTGAACAGGCCCAGTAATACCTTCAATATTTTGGCATTATCTATGTTCGCAATTTTGTTGTTCATCAATCCCTTGTTACTTTTTCAGGTAGGTTTTCAGATGAGTTATGCCGCCGTTTTCGCCATTATTTGGATATATCCCCTTTTACAAAAATCATGGTTCCCCAAAAATATTTTCATTAGAAAAGTATGGCAATTATTAGCTGTAAGTGTCGCAGCACAATTGGGTGTTTTGCCTGTAAGTCTTTTCTATTTTCATCAATTTCCGGGATTGTTCTTTATATCCAATCTTTTGGTCGTTCCTTTTTTGGGCTTGATTTTGGGAACAGGCATTTTAATCATTATGCTTTCGCTATTTGATTTTTTACCGCCTTTTGTTGTTTTTGCCTATGATTTTATGATAAAAACGATGAATGCCATAATCGCCTGGGTGGCCCAACAGGAAACTTTTATTTTTAAAAACATTTCATTTGATATCGTACAATTATGTATTAGCTACTTATTGATTATCTGCCTAGTACTTGCTTTATCAAAAGCTTCTTTTAAAAAGTGGGCCATTTTCTTATCGGTAGTTATCGGGTTTCAATTTTGGACATTTTACACGTCATATCAAAATAACGAAAAGGATACACTTGTTTTGTTGCATCAAAACAAAAACAGTATCTTGATTTATAGGCAAGGGGATAGTGCACAAGTATTTAGTCGGGATACTATAACCGAAGAACATAGAATATTGTCCGACTATAGCATCGGGGAGCGTATAGATAAAATCAGATTTTCCAAAATACAAAACAGCTATACCTTTACCGATAAAAAAATCTTGACGCTGGATAGCGCCGTAATTTATCCTCCCCAATTAAAAAAAACAGACTACCTTATATTGACCCAATCCCCAAAAATCAATCTGGAAAGAGTCCTAGATTCGGTACAGCCCAAATATATTATAGCCGATGGCAGCAACTATAAAAGCTATATCAAGCGTTGGGAGCAAACCTGTACGCAGAGAAATGTGCCTTTTCACTACACCGGTAGAGACGGTGCGTTTTATTTTAAACAGAACTAG
- a CDS encoding hydroxymethylglutaryl-CoA reductase, degradative: MITPVEGFSKLSKDEKIDWIAKNYTHDTAETIRTIKRYWNSDEKLQKLHDEFIENTLTNYYLPLGIAPNFLINDKLYAIPMAIEESSVVAAASKAAKFWLHKGGFKTTVLNTEKIGQVHFVYKGDKEKLQKYFDLIKPKLLSDTLAITKNMEKRGGGITNIELRDKTKKLDDYYQLHCTFETMDAMGANFINSCLEQFAQTFKTEAKGFSSFSDEEKNIEIVMSILSNYVPNCLVRAEVSCPISELNVSETLSSEAFAEKMVRAVEIAKIEPHRAVTHNKGIMNGIDAVVLATGNDFRAVEAGVHAYAAKDGHYTSLTHAHVKNGVFTFWIEIPLALGTVGGLTSLHPLVKLALEILGKPSAKDLMQIVAVAGLAQNFAAVRSLVTTGIQEGHMKMHLLNILNQLEATASEKEALIEHFKKNTVTHSAVVAAFDAIRK, from the coding sequence ATGATTACTCCTGTTGAGGGATTTTCCAAACTTTCCAAAGATGAAAAAATAGATTGGATAGCCAAAAATTATACCCACGATACGGCCGAGACAATACGCACGATAAAACGGTATTGGAATTCTGATGAAAAGCTGCAAAAACTTCATGACGAATTTATAGAGAACACGCTTACCAACTACTATTTACCCTTGGGCATTGCACCCAACTTCTTGATCAACGACAAGTTGTATGCTATACCTATGGCGATAGAAGAAAGTTCGGTCGTTGCCGCAGCGAGCAAAGCCGCAAAATTTTGGTTGCATAAGGGTGGTTTTAAAACTACGGTATTAAATACCGAAAAAATAGGCCAAGTACATTTTGTGTACAAGGGGGACAAGGAGAAGCTCCAAAAGTACTTTGACCTAATTAAACCCAAGCTACTTTCCGATACCTTGGCCATTACCAAAAATATGGAAAAGCGTGGCGGGGGGATTACGAATATCGAATTAAGGGACAAGACCAAGAAATTAGATGACTACTACCAATTGCACTGTACGTTCGAAACCATGGACGCGATGGGCGCCAATTTTATAAATTCGTGCTTGGAACAATTTGCACAAACATTCAAGACCGAAGCAAAGGGTTTTTCTTCGTTTTCCGATGAAGAGAAGAATATAGAAATCGTAATGAGCATTCTTAGCAATTACGTACCCAATTGTTTGGTGCGTGCCGAAGTTAGCTGCCCCATTTCCGAACTCAACGTAAGCGAAACCCTATCTTCTGAAGCTTTTGCCGAAAAAATGGTCAGGGCGGTTGAAATTGCCAAAATAGAGCCACACAGGGCCGTCACACACAATAAGGGCATCATGAACGGTATAGACGCCGTTGTATTGGCCACTGGGAACGATTTTAGGGCAGTTGAGGCGGGCGTTCATGCGTATGCCGCAAAAGATGGCCATTACACAAGCCTGACCCATGCCCACGTAAAAAACGGGGTCTTCACGTTTTGGATCGAGATACCCTTGGCGTTGGGCACCGTTGGCGGACTTACAAGTCTGCACCCTTTGGTAAAATTGGCATTGGAGATATTGGGAAAACCATCGGCAAAAGATTTGATGCAAATCGTTGCCGTGGCCGGATTGGCACAAAATTTTGCCGCGGTACGTTCTCTGGTAACAACTGGTATTCAAGAAGGCCATATGAAAATGCATCTGTTGAACATCCTTAATCAATTGGAGGCTACCGCATCCGAAAAAGAAGCGTTGATAGAGCATTTTAAAAAAAATACCGTTACCCACAGCGCGGTTGTGGCCGCCTTTGATGCGATAAGGAAATGA
- the lpxB gene encoding lipid-A-disaccharide synthase: MKYYIIAGEASGDLHGSNLIKAIKAVDADAQIRCWGGDLMQNAGGNLVKHYKELAFMGFLEVLFNLKAIFKNIKFCKHDIAGFNPNVLIFIDYSGFNLRIAKWAKENGFRTNYYISPQIWASREGRIKKIKRDIDAMYVILPFEKEFYEKKHDFPVHFVGHPLIDAITNRPEINPISFKNEYQLDPKKPIIALLPGSRKQEVQKMLSLMLSVVHAFPDYQFVIAGAPSLEKGFYTDFLKNPNVGFVSNKTYDILSISHAALVTSGTATLETAIFKVPQVVCYRANWISYQIAKRIITLDFISLVNLIMNREVVKELIQNELNTKNLKTELLKIVDGPHRQTMLKAYEELEKKLGGKGASKTAATLIYKSLQKPL, encoded by the coding sequence GTGAAATATTATATCATAGCAGGCGAAGCATCGGGAGATTTACATGGCTCTAACCTTATCAAGGCGATAAAGGCGGTTGATGCGGATGCCCAAATACGATGTTGGGGCGGGGATTTGATGCAAAATGCCGGAGGAAACCTGGTAAAGCATTATAAAGAACTGGCATTTATGGGGTTTTTAGAAGTGCTTTTTAACCTTAAAGCGATATTCAAAAACATTAAATTCTGCAAGCATGATATTGCGGGTTTTAATCCGAACGTATTGATATTCATAGATTATTCCGGCTTTAATCTACGCATTGCCAAATGGGCAAAAGAAAACGGTTTTCGTACCAATTACTATATTTCGCCTCAAATTTGGGCCTCGAGGGAAGGTCGTATCAAAAAAATAAAACGTGATATTGATGCCATGTATGTCATCCTACCTTTTGAAAAGGAATTCTATGAGAAAAAACATGATTTTCCGGTTCATTTTGTAGGCCACCCTTTAATAGATGCCATAACCAATAGACCTGAAATTAATCCGATATCGTTCAAAAACGAATATCAGTTGGACCCTAAAAAACCAATCATCGCATTATTGCCAGGTAGCCGTAAACAAGAAGTACAAAAAATGCTATCCTTAATGCTCTCGGTAGTTCATGCTTTTCCCGATTATCAATTTGTGATAGCTGGTGCCCCTAGTCTTGAAAAAGGGTTTTATACGGATTTTTTAAAAAATCCCAACGTAGGGTTCGTCTCTAACAAAACTTATGATATCCTCAGTATTTCCCATGCCGCATTGGTCACCAGTGGCACAGCGACTTTAGAAACCGCTATTTTTAAAGTACCGCAAGTAGTTTGTTATAGGGCCAATTGGATATCCTATCAAATCGCAAAACGGATCATCACTTTGGATTTTATCTCTTTGGTCAATTTGATAATGAATAGAGAAGTAGTGAAAGAACTGATTCAAAACGAGTTGAATACAAAAAATCTAAAAACCGAACTGTTAAAAATTGTTGATGGCCCGCATCGGCAAACTATGCTGAAAGCCTACGAAGAACTTGAAAAGAAATTGGGCGGTAAGGGTGCCAGCAAAACAGCGGCAACTTTAATCTACAAGAGTCTACAAAAACCTCTTTAA
- the surE gene encoding 5'/3'-nucleotidase SurE, producing MQKPLILVTNDDGITAPGLRSLIKFMKEIGDVVVVAPDSPQSGMGHAITINDTLYSKKMIVDVEAGAPEEYSCSGTPADCVKLGLQEILDRKPDICISGINHGSNASINVIYSGTMSAAIEAGIEGVPAIGFSLCDYAWEADFSASKEFVQTIVKEALKNGIPKGVVLNVNIPKLEVKKIKGIKICRQARANWKEKFDKRTSPMGKDYYWLTGEFELLDKGEDTDEWALANGYVSVVPTQFDLTAHHVIQELNSWDV from the coding sequence ATGCAAAAACCTTTGATTTTAGTTACCAACGATGATGGAATCACAGCTCCAGGACTGCGCTCACTGATCAAATTCATGAAAGAAATAGGTGATGTGGTAGTCGTGGCCCCGGATAGTCCGCAATCGGGTATGGGCCATGCCATTACCATAAACGACACGTTATATTCCAAAAAAATGATAGTAGATGTAGAAGCCGGTGCCCCGGAGGAATACAGCTGTAGCGGAACTCCTGCCGATTGCGTAAAACTAGGGCTTCAAGAAATACTGGACAGAAAACCTGATATCTGCATAAGCGGTATAAACCATGGATCCAATGCATCGATCAACGTAATATATTCCGGCACAATGAGTGCCGCTATCGAAGCCGGTATCGAAGGAGTGCCCGCTATCGGCTTTTCACTTTGCGACTACGCTTGGGAAGCTGATTTTTCAGCTTCTAAAGAATTTGTGCAAACCATAGTAAAAGAGGCGTTAAAAAACGGCATACCCAAAGGCGTAGTGCTGAACGTAAATATTCCAAAATTAGAGGTCAAAAAAATAAAAGGGATAAAAATATGTAGGCAAGCCAGAGCTAACTGGAAAGAAAAATTCGATAAGCGCACCAGTCCAATGGGAAAAGACTACTATTGGCTTACCGGTGAGTTTGAATTGCTGGACAAAGGGGAAGACACCGATGAATGGGCATTGGCCAACGGTTACGTCTCCGTAGTACCCACCCAATTTGATTTGACCGCACACCATGTTATACAAGAATTAAATTCCTGGGACGTTTGA
- a CDS encoding peptide MFS transporter, with product MADTVKLPYQKELFGHPVGLYVLFFTEMWERFSYYGMRALLVLYMTAETLKGEQSGLGWTEGEAIALYGWYTMLVYLMSIPGGFIADRLIGQKKAVTIGALLLTAGHGVLAIDAIWAYYTGLGLVILGVGMLKPNISTMVGGLYKQNDIRRDKGFSIFYVGINLGSFTASLSVGLVASVYGWHYGFGLAGIGMLLGLLVYLYGQRFLVQVGNVPTIEEKSNDISIGTLLSQLLKSPLQLGIVIAIIAYAVYSGLTYNGNDSWGFAILYIFLAFVTGMMMMIYKNLNGQVEKDRYVVLLLSLLMVIVFWGCFEQMGGLMNLYAEQKTDRMLFGWEVPAAWFQGANAGFIILFSVFVANIWAKRKLKGKAADSLFKMATGVIIMGIGFVYMVFASMEYENNGSSAMYWLVLAYFFHTMGELCLSPVSLSFFTKLAPARYMALMMGVYWAATGLGNKVAGVIGESASKAGELNVFGGLFIFAVLFGILVLLFIKPLRRLTHGAEDKETIIRDNQTEGFELSDH from the coding sequence ATGGCCGACACTGTCAAATTACCTTATCAAAAAGAACTTTTTGGACATCCAGTAGGGCTATATGTTCTTTTCTTTACTGAAATGTGGGAACGATTTTCCTACTACGGTATGAGAGCGTTACTTGTGCTGTACATGACTGCTGAAACTTTAAAAGGAGAACAAAGCGGCCTAGGTTGGACAGAAGGTGAAGCCATAGCCCTGTATGGCTGGTACACAATGTTGGTTTATCTCATGAGTATTCCCGGAGGGTTTATAGCGGATAGGTTGATCGGACAAAAGAAGGCAGTAACCATTGGGGCGTTATTGTTAACGGCTGGTCATGGTGTTTTGGCTATTGATGCTATTTGGGCCTATTACACTGGTCTAGGTTTGGTTATACTCGGTGTCGGAATGTTAAAGCCAAACATTTCGACTATGGTAGGTGGGCTTTACAAACAGAATGATATTAGAAGGGATAAAGGTTTTAGTATATTTTATGTTGGCATTAACCTGGGTTCTTTTACCGCTTCGCTATCGGTTGGTCTAGTAGCCTCGGTATATGGTTGGCATTACGGTTTTGGACTCGCCGGTATCGGCATGTTGCTGGGCTTGTTGGTATACCTATATGGGCAACGTTTTTTGGTACAGGTTGGTAATGTTCCGACCATTGAAGAGAAATCGAATGATATAAGTATCGGGACACTTCTTTCCCAATTGTTGAAATCACCTTTACAGCTGGGTATTGTAATTGCTATTATCGCCTATGCCGTATATTCTGGTTTAACTTATAATGGAAATGATAGTTGGGGCTTTGCGATTCTTTACATATTCCTTGCTTTTGTTACAGGAATGATGATGATGATCTATAAAAATTTAAATGGTCAAGTTGAAAAAGATAGATACGTGGTATTGCTGCTGTCTTTATTGATGGTCATCGTGTTTTGGGGTTGTTTTGAACAAATGGGCGGACTCATGAATTTGTACGCCGAACAAAAAACAGATAGGATGTTATTCGGTTGGGAAGTGCCCGCTGCATGGTTTCAAGGGGCCAATGCTGGATTCATAATTTTATTTTCGGTCTTTGTTGCAAATATCTGGGCGAAAAGAAAGCTAAAGGGAAAAGCGGCCGACTCCTTATTTAAAATGGCTACCGGTGTCATCATTATGGGTATTGGTTTTGTTTACATGGTATTTGCTTCAATGGAATATGAGAACAATGGCAGTTCTGCTATGTATTGGTTGGTCTTGGCCTACTTCTTTCACACTATGGGGGAATTATGTTTATCGCCTGTTTCATTATCCTTTTTCACAAAACTTGCACCAGCTCGTTACATGGCACTTATGATGGGAGTGTACTGGGCGGCGACAGGCTTGGGCAATAAGGTGGCAGGAGTTATCGGCGAAAGTGCATCCAAAGCTGGTGAATTGAATGTATTTGGAGGTTTGTTCATCTTTGCCGTACTTTTTGGCATACTGGTGCTTCTTTTTATTAAACCATTAAGAAGGCTGACACATGGTGCTGAGGATAAGGAAACCATTATACGGGACAATCAGACCGAAGGTTTTGAACTATCGGATCACTAG
- a CDS encoding S9 family peptidase, which yields MKKSNILLILLVGFISTAIAQKKQITIEEIYGGAFRTEGLDALRSMNNGTQYTILDFDRSNRTSSIDVYDYGTQEKVKTIVSSADLDGVQYFTSYEFNGDESKILLATEVESIFRRSTLGIYYVYDVASKQTIKISDTKIQEPTLSPSGKQVAYVADNNLFIFDLTSKTTKKMTDDGVKNKIINGVTDWVYEEEFAFVKAFDWNANGTKIAFLRFDETNVPEFSMDVYGEELYQTQHVFKYPKAGEENAKVSLHMLDVKTGTISKVDLGNPYYIPRIKWMNNPDFLSVQTINRHQDNLKLHAVNAKNNSVSLLLEEKDDAYIDITDNLTFLADDSFIWTSEKDGWNHIYLYNEDGKLMNQITRGDWEVTQYYGYDQKQDRVYYQSTENGSINRGIYSINSNGKNKKALTVAEGTNSADFSADFTYFINTYSSATVPPKYSLYKALTGKKVKDIKDNASLLDKLRAYEVSPKEFSTININGNELNMYMIKPLDFDESKQYPLFMYQYSGPGSQNVSNRWMGANDYWHQKLVSEGYIVACVDGRGTGFKGRDFKKVTQKELGKYEVQDQIAAAEKLSELPYIDEKRTGIWGWSYGGFMSTNCILKGNDVFEAAIAVAPVTSWRFYDTIYTERYMQTPQENASGYDENSPLNYPERLKGDYLLVHGSGDDNVHNQNSMRMAEALIQANKQFEWAIYPDKNHGIYGGNTRVHLYNKMTNFIHENLRDREIGEESEKPMIDSKKVKG from the coding sequence ATGAAAAAATCGAATATTTTACTTATTCTTCTGGTTGGATTTATATCTACTGCCATAGCCCAAAAAAAGCAAATTACCATTGAGGAAATTTATGGCGGGGCCTTTAGGACCGAAGGTTTGGACGCACTGCGTTCTATGAACAACGGTACACAATATACCATCCTTGATTTTGATAGGTCAAATCGTACTTCCAGTATAGATGTTTATGACTATGGTACGCAAGAAAAAGTGAAGACCATAGTATCCTCGGCCGATTTGGATGGTGTGCAATATTTTACATCCTATGAGTTTAACGGGGACGAATCGAAAATACTTTTGGCGACCGAGGTCGAATCGATTTTTAGAAGATCTACCTTAGGTATATACTACGTGTATGACGTGGCATCAAAACAAACGATTAAAATTTCCGATACGAAAATACAAGAACCTACCTTGTCTCCCAGCGGCAAGCAGGTAGCCTACGTAGCGGACAATAATCTGTTCATTTTTGACCTAACATCAAAAACGACAAAAAAAATGACCGATGATGGTGTAAAGAATAAAATTATAAACGGAGTCACTGATTGGGTATATGAAGAAGAATTCGCATTTGTAAAAGCATTTGACTGGAATGCTAACGGAACCAAAATCGCCTTTCTACGTTTTGACGAGACCAATGTTCCAGAATTTTCCATGGATGTTTATGGGGAGGAACTGTACCAGACCCAACATGTTTTTAAATACCCTAAGGCGGGCGAGGAAAATGCAAAGGTAAGTTTGCATATGTTGGATGTGAAAACGGGAACCATTTCCAAGGTAGATTTGGGAAACCCGTATTACATACCACGCATCAAATGGATGAACAACCCGGATTTTTTAAGTGTGCAGACCATTAATCGGCATCAGGACAATCTTAAATTGCATGCCGTGAACGCCAAGAATAATTCGGTTTCATTATTGTTGGAAGAAAAGGATGATGCTTACATAGATATAACGGATAACTTGACATTCTTGGCCGATGATAGCTTTATATGGACGAGCGAAAAGGATGGTTGGAACCACATTTATCTATATAACGAAGATGGAAAACTAATGAACCAGATTACCAGGGGCGATTGGGAAGTGACCCAATATTACGGGTACGACCAAAAGCAGGATAGGGTATATTACCAATCTACCGAGAACGGTTCAATTAATAGGGGCATTTACAGTATCAATTCCAACGGAAAAAACAAAAAAGCCTTAACCGTTGCCGAAGGAACGAATTCAGCCGATTTCAGTGCCGATTTCACATACTTTATAAATACATATTCAAGTGCTACCGTTCCCCCCAAATATTCACTATATAAGGCACTTACAGGAAAAAAAGTCAAAGATATCAAAGACAACGCTTCTTTGTTGGATAAATTGAGGGCTTATGAAGTAAGCCCCAAAGAATTTTCTACGATAAATATCAACGGCAACGAGTTGAACATGTATATGATCAAACCCTTGGATTTTGATGAAAGCAAGCAATATCCCTTGTTCATGTATCAATACAGCGGACCGGGATCTCAAAATGTATCTAACCGGTGGATGGGCGCAAATGACTATTGGCACCAGAAATTGGTATCGGAAGGTTACATCGTAGCCTGTGTAGATGGCCGAGGTACAGGTTTTAAGGGACGGGATTTTAAAAAAGTGACCCAAAAAGAATTGGGCAAGTATGAAGTTCAAGATCAAATCGCAGCTGCGGAAAAACTGAGCGAGCTTCCCTATATCGACGAGAAAAGAACGGGAATCTGGGGTTGGAGTTATGGGGGCTTTATGTCTACCAACTGTATTTTAAAGGGGAATGATGTTTTTGAGGCTGCGATTGCCGTTGCTCCCGTGACTTCGTGGCGCTTTTACGATACAATTTATACAGAACGCTATATGCAGACCCCACAGGAAAACGCAAGTGGGTACGACGAAAACTCCCCTTTAAATTATCCCGAAAGGCTCAAAGGGGATTATCTTTTGGTGCATGGATCTGGTGATGATAATGTGCACAACCAGAACTCTATGCGTATGGCCGAAGCTTTGATACAGGCCAACAAACAGTTTGAATGGGCTATATATCCTGACAAAAACCATGGTATCTATGGCGGTAATACAAGAGTTCATTTGTACAATAAGATGACCAATTTCATCCATGAAAACTTACGTGATAGAGAAATTGGGGAAGAATCGGAAAAACCGATGATAGATTCAAAAAAGGTAAAAGGATAA
- a CDS encoding C40 family peptidase encodes MRKISCFFLVLFICSCGAIKKKTSYGKERKVTVEGTPEETSENDSTPKSPEGNISLNKADDIINTALTFSGTRYKFGGTTRKGMDCSGLLYVSFGEHDIALPRISYQMAEEGKRIKVNKVVKGDLLFFKTGKSRKRVNHVGLVVSVEDNDIKFIHASTSRGVIVSSLREGYWNYAFVKATRIL; translated from the coding sequence ATGCGTAAAATCAGTTGTTTTTTTCTCGTACTTTTTATTTGCAGTTGTGGTGCCATCAAAAAGAAGACCAGCTATGGCAAGGAGCGAAAAGTTACCGTGGAAGGCACACCTGAAGAAACGTCAGAAAACGACAGTACCCCAAAAAGCCCAGAGGGCAACATATCGCTTAACAAAGCAGATGATATCATAAATACGGCCCTTACCTTTTCCGGAACGCGTTACAAGTTTGGGGGCACCACGCGAAAAGGTATGGATTGTTCGGGTCTTTTGTACGTTTCCTTTGGAGAACACGATATTGCCTTACCTAGAATATCGTACCAAATGGCCGAGGAAGGCAAACGCATAAAGGTCAATAAGGTTGTCAAAGGGGATTTATTATTCTTCAAAACAGGTAAATCAAGAAAACGGGTAAACCATGTAGGGTTGGTAGTTTCCGTAGAGGACAACGATATAAAGTTCATACATGCATCAACCTCAAGAGGTGTAATTGTTTCCTCTTTGCGAGAGGGGTATTGGAACTATGCTTTTGTGAAAGCTACGAGAATCCTTTAA